From one Pedobacter faecalis genomic stretch:
- a CDS encoding Gldg family protein: MKKIIRLARLELSILFYSPIAWLVLIVFMIQAGITYTEQLYNQETQQQLERPLSSLTLVLFGGDNGMFKSIQDNLYLYIPLLTMGLFSRETSSGSIKLLLSSPITVAQIVLGKFLTIMIYALLLAFMMFGYASAAYLSVENFDLPIVLGGIFGLYLLILAYAAIGLFMSSLTNYQVVAAISTLAILAALNFIGEIGQQYDLIRDITYWLSMAGRTEKMVNGLIISRDVIYFLLFIMLFLILTMMKLAAGRQKRSFGVRVLRYGALLISVIAVGYITSLPALTGYLDTTRFKNRTLTEFSQSYTSRFTEPVTITAYTNVAHYTAGFGAPKNRIGDMGQFEKYQRFMPGLKMEYVAYYDEPLDFNDTTKTLVERAKRSSEALGFNFNKLLKPEEIRKMVDLSAEDRRFVRMVTYKGKSVPLRMFDDMFVYPFESEITAALKRLLDDPARVGFITGNEERSTDKYGDREYKAITKGLGVRSALINQGFVTQNIDLSKGEPIPDSLSVLVLADPAQTYPAEQQQKIIAYLQQGGNMLIAGEPGKEKHVNPILSALGVSMNAGTLQEKTENFEPELIQAKLTPEAAAEPLGMKFYDDAVVTLNGATALTSESGGEYRKIPLLINRSKEPVGFALTRNVGKREQRIIVMGDADFMSNVEMSRNTPNTVNVLFTTRAFRWFSNGEFPVSPSRPKGTDTKITISRSGVNQQKALFLGVLPLLIAVTGATTLVRRKRK; this comes from the coding sequence ATGAAGAAAATTATTCGACTGGCAAGACTGGAACTGAGTATTCTGTTCTATTCGCCCATAGCCTGGCTCGTGCTTATCGTCTTTATGATTCAGGCGGGAATCACATATACCGAACAATTGTACAACCAGGAAACCCAGCAGCAGTTGGAGCGTCCGCTATCCTCCCTTACGTTAGTGCTGTTTGGCGGCGACAACGGTATGTTTAAAAGCATTCAGGACAACCTGTACCTTTATATACCTCTGCTCACCATGGGCCTATTCAGCAGGGAAACAAGCAGCGGATCCATCAAACTCCTGCTCTCCTCACCCATTACTGTGGCGCAGATTGTATTGGGAAAATTCCTGACCATTATGATTTATGCACTGCTTCTGGCCTTCATGATGTTTGGCTACGCCAGCGCCGCATATCTTTCGGTAGAAAACTTTGATCTTCCCATTGTGCTTGGCGGGATATTCGGATTGTATTTGCTTATTCTTGCCTACGCTGCTATCGGACTATTTATGTCGAGCTTAACCAATTACCAGGTTGTTGCGGCAATCAGTACATTGGCCATTCTGGCCGCGCTTAACTTTATAGGGGAAATCGGACAGCAGTACGACCTTATTCGTGATATCACTTATTGGTTGTCTATGGCCGGCCGTACAGAAAAGATGGTAAACGGACTCATCATCAGCAGAGACGTGATCTACTTTTTGCTCTTCATCATGCTGTTTCTGATCCTGACCATGATGAAACTTGCAGCAGGCCGTCAGAAGCGGAGCTTTGGTGTACGCGTGCTGCGCTACGGAGCCTTGCTGATTAGCGTTATCGCCGTAGGTTACATAACCTCTTTGCCGGCACTTACCGGCTATCTGGATACCACACGTTTCAAAAACCGTACCCTTACGGAATTTAGCCAGTCGTACACCAGCAGGTTTACCGAACCGGTAACCATCACCGCATACACCAATGTGGCCCATTACACCGCAGGCTTTGGCGCACCTAAAAACCGCATTGGCGATATGGGTCAGTTTGAAAAGTACCAGCGCTTTATGCCGGGACTTAAAATGGAGTATGTGGCTTATTACGACGAGCCGCTCGACTTTAACGATACCACCAAAACACTTGTGGAACGCGCCAAGCGATCTTCTGAGGCATTAGGTTTTAACTTTAACAAGTTGCTCAAGCCGGAAGAGATCCGGAAAATGGTAGACCTCTCCGCAGAAGACCGCCGTTTCGTTCGTATGGTCACCTACAAAGGCAAGAGCGTGCCCCTTCGCATGTTCGATGACATGTTTGTTTATCCTTTTGAGTCGGAGATCACAGCAGCGCTGAAACGATTGCTAGACGACCCGGCGCGTGTAGGCTTTATTACCGGAAACGAGGAACGGAGCACAGATAAGTATGGCGATAGAGAATATAAAGCCATTACCAAAGGACTCGGTGTACGCAGTGCGCTTATCAATCAGGGATTTGTGACCCAAAACATCGATTTAAGCAAGGGAGAACCCATCCCTGATAGTCTGAGCGTCCTTGTCCTTGCCGATCCTGCGCAAACCTATCCCGCAGAACAGCAACAAAAAATCATCGCATACCTGCAACAGGGTGGAAACATGCTCATTGCCGGCGAACCGGGCAAGGAAAAACACGTCAATCCGATATTGTCAGCCCTTGGAGTAAGCATGAACGCTGGAACGTTGCAGGAAAAAACGGAAAACTTCGAGCCTGAACTGATCCAGGCGAAGCTTACACCAGAGGCCGCTGCCGAACCTTTAGGAATGAAGTTTTATGACGATGCAGTTGTCACCCTAAATGGCGCAACAGCTTTGACCAGCGAGTCCGGAGGAGAGTACCGGAAAATACCTTTGCTGATAAACCGCAGCAAAGAGCCCGTGGGATTTGCGCTAACCCGCAACGTAGGAAAGCGTGAACAGCGCATCATTGTAATGGGCGATGCCGACTTTATGAGTAATGTAGAGATGAGCCGGAATACACCTAATACGGTCAACGTTCTGTTCACGACCCGGGCCTTCCGATGGTTCAGCAATGGGGAGTTCCCCGTTTCGCCATCAAGGCCAAAAGGTACCGACACTAAGATCACCATTAGCCGCAGCGGCGTAAACCAGCAAAAAGCCCTCTTTTTGGGCGTACTGCCACTGCTGATAGCCGTTACCGGTGCCACTACACTAGTACGCCGGAAAAGAAAATAA
- a CDS encoding ABC transporter ATP-binding protein, with protein sequence MNQSIAKIQHLSHRYSRDWAIKDITFEITEKGILGLLGSNGAGKSTTMNILCGVINQTEGDVFIDGINVRTNPVEAKRLIGFLPQKAPLHLELTVDEYLTHCAYMRSIPESEIKHALEVAKAKCGISHFSKRVLSNLSGGYQQRVGIAQAIIHNPKLVVLDEPTNGLDPNQILEVRKLIKEIAEDRSVILSTHILSEVQATCDNIIMIEHGNIVFADTMHAFNNYIEPDSLIVMIDNPPAPSELEQIPGVTKAEAIHGGQIRIHFNSGPAITKTIIQTCAQKGWSLSEIYLEKSSLDGIFAQLSKKAGVN encoded by the coding sequence ATGAATCAAAGCATAGCAAAAATACAACACCTCTCCCACCGCTACAGCCGCGACTGGGCCATAAAAGACATTACCTTCGAAATTACCGAAAAAGGGATCCTCGGACTTCTAGGCTCCAACGGCGCCGGAAAATCGACCACCATGAATATCCTATGCGGTGTTATTAATCAAACCGAAGGCGACGTATTTATCGACGGCATCAACGTTCGCACAAACCCGGTCGAGGCGAAAAGACTTATCGGATTCTTACCGCAAAAAGCGCCGCTCCACCTGGAGCTTACGGTCGACGAATACCTCACCCATTGCGCCTATATGCGTTCTATACCCGAAAGCGAAATCAAACATGCCCTGGAAGTAGCCAAAGCAAAATGTGGCATTAGCCATTTCAGCAAACGCGTGCTGAGTAATCTTTCAGGCGGATATCAGCAACGCGTGGGCATTGCGCAGGCCATTATCCACAACCCTAAACTGGTGGTGCTGGATGAGCCAACCAACGGACTAGATCCTAACCAGATCCTCGAGGTCAGAAAACTGATCAAGGAGATCGCCGAAGACCGGTCCGTAATCCTTTCCACTCATATTTTATCGGAAGTACAGGCAACGTGCGACAACATTATCATGATTGAGCACGGCAATATTGTTTTTGCAGATACCATGCACGCGTTCAATAATTATATCGAACCAGATTCCCTGATCGTTATGATCGACAATCCGCCTGCACCGTCAGAGCTGGAGCAAATTCCGGGAGTGACCAAAGCAGAGGCGATCCACGGCGGACAGATTCGCATCCACTTTAACAGCGGTCCGGCTATTACCAAAACCATCATTCAGACCTGTGCACAGAAAGGCTGGTCGCTATCGGAGATCTACCTCGAGAAAAGTTCACTAGACGGCATTTTTGCGCAGTTATCGAAAAAAGCAGGAGTCAACTGA
- a CDS encoding Gldg family protein, with product MKKIIKIARLELNILFYSPIAWLVLIIFIVQCGITFTGLLYDKETSQQMGNTFEFLSRNLFSGSDGFFTAVQKKLYLYIPLLTMGLMSREISSGSIKLLLSSPLTSTQIILGKFVSMMGYGAILMLVLCGIMLSGVVAVEALDVQYVLGGMLGLYLLICAYAAIGLYMSSLTAYQVVAAISTLAVLAALNFVNKVGQGTDFIRDITYWLSIAGRADNFINGLITSSDVIYFLLVIMLFLSLSIMKLNAGREIRSQATAALRYSLLVGAVILLGVVSSMPQFTAYYDTTRFKTNTLTESSKEIIRQLQKPVKITTYANVVDNAFGRMGAPKWRKFEIKQFEQYTRYLPGIEFEYVAFYDTLVNDVPQNKPLEDRAMRAATANGFDFTELLTPKEIKKVINLIPEENRFTRTISYDGKETFLRMYFDMIYYPQEAEISAALKRLLIGTPVIGILSGNEERSINKTGDKAYKSLLNTLTVRNSMINQGFDVKAIELNDTTNIPSGLTVLIVADPRTQYTETQISKISDYISKGGNLMISTEPGRQNGIEKIISPLGVKVASDTLRIPNKDLEPELMITTFGPLAAKIGFSYPKETLITLPTASEISYAAIPGYQYTPLLFTKMQQPVALAITRKLGEKEQRILISGDADFMSNAELSRYNVKAYNTTFATNLFRWFTNGQFPVDTTRPKSIDNKIQVTREQIGWMKIILLGIIPGLLLLAGAYSLISRKRN from the coding sequence ATGAAGAAAATCATCAAGATAGCCCGCCTCGAGCTGAATATTTTATTCTATTCGCCCATTGCATGGCTGGTGCTCATCATTTTCATTGTACAGTGCGGCATTACCTTCACCGGCCTGCTGTACGACAAGGAAACGAGTCAACAGATGGGCAATACATTCGAATTTCTGTCACGCAACCTCTTCAGCGGGTCAGACGGCTTTTTCACCGCGGTGCAGAAAAAGCTTTACCTGTATATCCCGTTGCTCACCATGGGCCTGATGAGCCGTGAAATCAGCAGCGGTTCCATCAAACTATTGTTATCGTCGCCTCTCACCAGCACCCAGATTATTCTTGGCAAATTTGTATCGATGATGGGCTACGGCGCCATACTGATGCTTGTCCTTTGCGGCATCATGTTATCCGGCGTAGTCGCTGTCGAGGCCCTTGACGTTCAGTACGTACTCGGCGGTATGCTCGGCCTGTACTTGCTTATCTGCGCATACGCCGCAATCGGACTGTACATGTCTTCACTTACGGCCTACCAAGTGGTAGCGGCCATAAGTACCCTGGCGGTGCTTGCGGCCCTGAACTTTGTTAATAAAGTTGGCCAGGGAACAGATTTCATACGCGACATCACTTATTGGTTGTCCATTGCCGGAAGGGCCGATAACTTCATCAACGGATTAATCACCAGCAGCGATGTGATCTACTTCCTCCTGGTTATTATGCTGTTTCTGAGCCTCAGTATCATGAAGCTGAACGCCGGCCGGGAAATCCGCAGTCAGGCTACCGCAGCCCTGCGTTACAGTCTGCTCGTAGGTGCTGTTATCCTGCTGGGCGTGGTAAGCTCCATGCCTCAATTTACGGCGTATTACGACACCACTCGTTTCAAAACCAATACGCTGACCGAAAGTAGTAAAGAAATCATCAGGCAGCTCCAAAAGCCGGTGAAAATTACCACCTATGCCAATGTGGTCGATAATGCCTTCGGCCGTATGGGTGCACCAAAATGGCGCAAATTTGAGATTAAACAATTTGAACAGTACACACGCTATCTGCCCGGTATTGAGTTTGAGTATGTAGCGTTTTACGATACACTGGTGAACGACGTACCTCAAAACAAACCTTTGGAAGATCGTGCTATGCGCGCAGCTACGGCCAATGGGTTTGACTTTACAGAACTACTCACGCCAAAAGAAATTAAAAAAGTGATCAACCTGATTCCCGAAGAGAACCGGTTTACCCGGACCATCAGTTACGACGGGAAAGAGACCTTTCTAAGGATGTATTTCGATATGATCTACTACCCGCAGGAAGCCGAGATATCCGCAGCACTTAAAAGACTGCTCATCGGTACGCCGGTGATTGGTATTCTTTCAGGAAACGAGGAGCGCAGTATTAACAAAACAGGCGACAAGGCCTACAAAAGCCTGCTGAATACGCTTACCGTACGGAATTCCATGATCAACCAGGGTTTCGATGTAAAAGCCATTGAGCTTAATGATACCACAAACATTCCTTCTGGTCTAACTGTGCTTATCGTCGCAGATCCGCGCACCCAATATACGGAAACCCAGATCTCGAAGATATCAGACTATATTTCCAAAGGCGGAAACCTCATGATCAGTACAGAGCCCGGCCGACAAAACGGCATCGAGAAAATAATATCGCCCCTCGGCGTTAAGGTAGCTTCCGATACCCTCAGAATACCAAACAAGGATCTGGAACCTGAACTCATGATCACGACATTCGGTCCCTTAGCAGCAAAAATAGGGTTCAGCTATCCAAAAGAAACCCTGATTACGCTGCCCACCGCGTCTGAAATCTCTTATGCCGCAATACCCGGTTATCAATACACCCCGCTTCTATTCACAAAAATGCAGCAGCCAGTGGCGTTGGCCATCACCAGGAAGCTCGGCGAAAAAGAACAACGCATTCTGATCTCCGGCGATGCAGATTTCATGAGCAACGCGGAGTTATCGCGATACAATGTAAAAGCCTACAACACCACGTTCGCGACAAACCTGTTTCGCTGGTTTACTAATGGCCAATTCCCGGTCGACACCACGCGGCCCAAATCTATTGATAACAAAATACAGGTCACGCGAGAACAAATCGGATGGATGAAAATCATCCTCCTGGGTATAATTCCCGGATTACTCCTCCTTGCAGGCGCATACAGTCTAATCAGCAGAAAAAGAAACTAA
- a CDS encoding PKD-like family lipoprotein, with the protein MKNFKNILWMAAVLVGMSAFISCRKDLSTYDTNPVPGVSIDTTGMHTLAVFQFENLIINPKLSFNGADESRFTYQWKMNLAYNDTASVVLSNSKNLNAEIRVKPNLTNQYHTLVFTATDKENGLQYITNWRLTVRNSIGEGLVIAETAEGINTDLSHIMSPLVTPQYNAESIKRNVYSAINKETIPGIVKQMRFTGTTTGNTLFAITDNSLTKVKTLDYTFGGRNDDLFYSPSGTYSFQALSGRNQGDLFIENGKLTSAYLGITAKIGLPYDITVRIPSIFAINRMDNPDVAFNFYEEVSGKFMYIPSVNTLAFSDHKAYAYASQPAAVFNPGSLPNKTNLGAGLGAEDEFVHVLKDKTSGKINMYVFDKGGFDYDNFVVIPPAPKATFDISSAPGINEATQFLVLDNQRVMYYATSTKIYAVLYGSSTAVVEERYTVPAGETMTTLQVYQQSNYPWGTSFLPTNNKQLIMSTYGGAAGTGKVYILPMVNLGLGNIDQANIKTFTGFNRITAITTQK; encoded by the coding sequence ATGAAGAATTTTAAAAATATACTCTGGATGGCCGCGGTTTTGGTCGGTATGTCCGCCTTCATATCGTGCCGGAAAGACTTGAGCACCTACGATACCAATCCTGTTCCGGGCGTATCTATTGACACCACCGGAATGCACACGCTAGCCGTATTCCAGTTTGAGAACCTAATTATTAACCCTAAGCTAAGCTTTAACGGCGCAGATGAAAGCAGGTTTACCTATCAATGGAAAATGAACCTTGCGTATAACGATACCGCGTCCGTAGTATTGAGCAACAGCAAGAATCTTAATGCAGAGATTCGGGTCAAGCCCAATCTGACAAACCAATACCATACATTGGTGTTTACCGCTACAGATAAAGAAAATGGGTTGCAGTATATCACAAACTGGAGGCTTACCGTACGCAACAGCATAGGCGAAGGACTGGTTATTGCGGAGACCGCTGAAGGTATCAATACCGACCTAAGCCACATCATGTCGCCGCTTGTCACGCCTCAATACAATGCTGAAAGCATCAAAAGAAATGTGTATTCGGCCATAAACAAAGAAACCATTCCGGGTATCGTAAAGCAAATGCGTTTTACCGGCACAACGACAGGAAACACGCTATTTGCTATAACGGACAATAGTCTCACAAAAGTGAAAACGCTCGATTATACCTTCGGCGGACGTAACGACGATCTTTTCTATAGTCCCTCTGGCACCTATAGTTTCCAGGCGCTGTCTGGCCGTAACCAGGGCGACTTGTTCATTGAGAACGGGAAGCTTACCTCTGCATATTTAGGTATTACCGCTAAGATCGGCCTGCCGTACGACATCACCGTTCGTATACCATCCATCTTTGCCATCAATCGTATGGACAACCCTGATGTAGCGTTTAACTTCTATGAGGAAGTGTCGGGCAAGTTCATGTACATCCCGTCGGTAAATACGCTGGCCTTTAGCGACCATAAGGCTTACGCCTATGCCAGCCAGCCAGCAGCTGTCTTCAACCCGGGAAGCCTGCCAAACAAAACCAACCTGGGCGCAGGCTTAGGTGCTGAAGATGAGTTTGTACATGTGCTTAAAGACAAGACCAGCGGAAAGATCAACATGTATGTTTTTGACAAAGGCGGGTTCGACTATGACAATTTCGTTGTCATCCCCCCGGCACCAAAGGCAACGTTCGATATCTCCAGCGCGCCTGGCATCAATGAAGCTACCCAGTTCCTGGTTCTTGATAATCAGCGCGTGATGTACTATGCTACCTCAACTAAAATATACGCTGTACTTTACGGAAGCAGTACAGCTGTGGTGGAGGAGCGTTATACTGTGCCAGCCGGCGAAACCATGACCACATTACAGGTTTATCAGCAAAGCAATTACCCTTGGGGTACAAGTTTCCTGCCGACCAACAACAAGCAATTGATCATGTCTACTTATGGCGGCGCAGCGGGCACTGGCAAGGTATATATCCTGCCAATGGTTAATCTCGGCCTGGGTAATATAGACCAGGCAAACATCAAAACTTTTACCGGCTTTAACCGGATTACAGCAATAACCACACAAAAGTAA
- a CDS encoding DUF4843 domain-containing protein, whose protein sequence is MKKNQSNISLMLIALAILFQGCKKDEVGGFKANAAVNFASPIAEYSFMTNPENEYIQELEVKIIGNKADHDRTFSAEVVKDESTTASPNQYEILGGVVKAGMFTGKLSVKLKNSPELATKKVAVKLKLVDAGDFKAGNIETSTLVLGWTNQILVPNPWSYFQYFFTTRGSTQAYRIILQTTGLTKFTLTEYRAVGEAGAIAMGTKFGDYVKQWNLDHPNDKLKHDDGQLAGQEITPLYYTRSKYD, encoded by the coding sequence ATGAAAAAAAATCAATCAAACATCAGTCTGATGCTGATAGCGCTGGCCATTTTATTCCAGGGCTGCAAAAAAGATGAAGTAGGTGGTTTTAAAGCCAATGCAGCGGTGAACTTTGCCTCGCCTATCGCGGAGTATTCGTTTATGACAAACCCTGAAAACGAATATATACAGGAACTTGAAGTAAAGATTATCGGTAACAAGGCAGATCACGACCGTACCTTCTCTGCGGAAGTGGTAAAAGATGAATCTACAACTGCCTCCCCGAATCAATATGAAATCCTGGGTGGTGTAGTTAAGGCCGGAATGTTCACTGGAAAGCTTTCTGTTAAATTGAAAAATAGTCCGGAGCTGGCCACCAAAAAGGTCGCCGTTAAGCTTAAACTGGTCGATGCAGGCGATTTCAAAGCGGGCAACATAGAAACCTCTACACTTGTGCTGGGCTGGACCAACCAGATCCTTGTACCTAACCCTTGGAGCTATTTCCAGTATTTCTTTACCACGAGAGGCAGCACGCAGGCCTACAGGATCATCCTGCAAACTACCGGGCTGACCAAGTTTACCCTAACAGAGTACCGTGCAGTTGGTGAAGCAGGGGCTATAGCTATGGGTACAAAGTTCGGTGATTATGTAAAGCAATGGAACCTGGATCATCCTAACGATAAACTTAAGCACGATGACGGTCAGCTTGCCGGACAGGAGATCACCCCACTTTATTACACACGTTCAAAATACGACTAA
- a CDS encoding RagB/SusD family nutrient uptake outer membrane protein — MKPNYKYIIALLTVAACATSCKKGWLDVTSNTEIRSDDQFKTESGFKDALIGVYIGMTDPGLYAKEMTWSAMDLLSHQYAALPANAAYADLQNNSYRTIRSIPVVDGIWNKGYNVIANINNALNNIDKNKSVLNPISHSIIKGELLGLRAFMHFDLMRVYGHGNLAARTDLATKLTIPYVTEFTKDLTPQVSYQQTLSLLLADLQAASELLKEDPAYSNPKKPASYYANVNRDGFFNNREQRMNYYAVKALQARVLRWVGGTQNAAAAAVASEEVIKDSPARLIVSTEAASDPVLYPEHLFNLNVAGFADIINSYLDASNAANTFALFMAPQFAQSVYETQIPAIGAADIRYNTLLSSQTRGLVSIKLRQLNRPSYYNIVPLIKLPEMYYIAAEQYVSANLPKAIEYLNKVRASRGIAQNIAATATPEQVNEEIMKEYRKEYVSEGQLFFFYKRLGLTTVPGYTGTVGDNVYVLPYPQSEIEFGNRVQ, encoded by the coding sequence ATGAAACCTAACTATAAATATATCATTGCATTGCTTACCGTAGCGGCATGTGCTACTTCATGCAAGAAAGGTTGGCTCGATGTAACATCTAATACGGAAATTCGGTCAGACGATCAGTTTAAGACCGAGTCCGGTTTCAAGGATGCTCTTATCGGGGTATATATCGGAATGACAGATCCTGGACTGTATGCGAAGGAAATGACCTGGAGCGCCATGGATCTTCTTTCGCATCAATATGCAGCGCTGCCTGCCAACGCTGCATATGCCGATCTACAGAACAATTCGTACCGCACTATACGCTCTATACCAGTGGTAGACGGCATATGGAATAAAGGTTATAACGTTATCGCAAACATAAACAATGCGCTTAACAATATTGATAAAAACAAAAGTGTACTCAATCCGATCAGCCATTCCATCATTAAAGGCGAATTGCTTGGTCTGCGCGCATTTATGCACTTCGATCTGATGCGGGTATATGGGCACGGTAATCTTGCTGCGCGGACGGATTTGGCTACCAAACTTACCATTCCATATGTGACGGAGTTTACCAAAGATCTTACGCCTCAGGTATCGTATCAGCAAACGTTATCGCTGCTTTTGGCAGATTTACAAGCGGCCTCCGAACTTCTGAAAGAAGATCCAGCTTATAGTAACCCTAAGAAACCGGCAAGTTATTACGCAAATGTTAACCGCGACGGTTTTTTTAATAATCGGGAACAGCGCATGAACTACTACGCCGTAAAAGCGCTTCAGGCCAGGGTGTTGCGCTGGGTTGGTGGAACGCAAAATGCCGCGGCTGCTGCTGTTGCTTCGGAGGAGGTCATTAAAGACAGCCCTGCACGTCTTATCGTTTCTACCGAAGCTGCGTCAGACCCTGTTTTGTACCCTGAGCACCTCTTCAATTTAAATGTAGCGGGATTTGCAGACATTATCAATTCGTATCTCGATGCAAGTAACGCAGCAAATACGTTTGCTCTGTTTATGGCACCACAGTTTGCGCAAAGCGTTTATGAAACACAGATTCCTGCGATCGGTGCTGCAGATATCCGTTACAATACTTTACTGAGTTCACAAACACGCGGACTTGTAAGCATTAAGTTGAGACAGCTAAACCGCCCGTCTTACTATAATATTGTGCCTCTGATTAAGCTACCCGAAATGTATTATATCGCGGCCGAACAATACGTATCAGCAAACCTTCCTAAGGCAATTGAATATCTGAACAAAGTTCGTGCAAGCCGCGGCATCGCACAAAATATCGCAGCTACGGCAACTCCCGAGCAGGTAAACGAGGAGATTATGAAAGAATACCGCAAAGAATATGTGAGTGAGGGTCAATTGTTTTTCTTTTACAAACGGTTGGGTCTAACTACAGTACCAGGATATACGGGTACCGTGGGCGATAATGTCTATGTATTGCCATACCCACAATCAGAAATAGAATTTGGAAATAGAGTACAATAA